In Candidatus Melainabacteria bacterium, a single genomic region encodes these proteins:
- a CDS encoding MerR family transcriptional regulator has product MNVMIFGRNNKNSNKNLEKSSNSDNELTLKNASSKLGISESTVKKYLKDFNLETEKSSGSGNKTVVSQDTFQALQEITKLRANGLSIQEIKELKSQEPSKNILDEVESQSLKEKENDALTKEALEQKIEEEKEKIPEEEISSIIEAEVEEVEVPEQRKRRGFNYRYVERQISSDSKRVSSLRQRLRNPNLSVQERLFFEEALERRILFLNGWKHILRWVSTK; this is encoded by the coding sequence ATGAATGTTATGATTTTTGGTAGAAATAATAAAAACAGTAACAAGAACTTAGAAAAAAGCAGCAACTCTGACAATGAGCTAACTTTAAAAAATGCTTCTAGTAAGCTTGGAATTTCTGAGTCAACTGTAAAAAAGTATTTAAAAGATTTTAATTTAGAAACTGAAAAAAGCTCTGGGAGTGGAAATAAGACTGTAGTTTCACAAGATACATTTCAAGCACTTCAAGAAATTACAAAATTAAGAGCAAATGGTTTGTCTATTCAGGAAATAAAAGAATTAAAGAGCCAGGAACCTTCAAAAAATATTTTAGATGAAGTTGAAAGTCAATCATTAAAAGAAAAAGAAAATGATGCTTTAACAAAAGAAGCATTAGAACAAAAGATAGAAGAAGAAAAAGAAAAAATCCCTGAAGAAGAAATTAGCTCTATAATTGAAGCTGAAGTTGAAGAAGTAGAAGTTCCTGAACAAAGAAAACGAAGAGGTTTTAACTATAGATATGTTGAAAGACAAATATCAAGTGATTCTAAACGAGTATCCTCATTAAGACAAAGACTGCGTAATCCAAATCTTTCAGTTCAGGAAAGATTATTTTTTGAAGAAGCGCTGGAACGTAGGATATTATTTTTAAACGGATGGAAACATATTCTTAGGTGGGTTTCAACAAAGTAA
- the queF gene encoding NADPH-dependent 7-cyano-7-deazaguanine reductase QueF has protein sequence MTKRKNTLETFPNRYPKRDYNIVITCPEYTSVCPKTGLPDFGTIVIEYIPDKVCVELKSLKYYLLKYRNQGIFYEYAVNKILDDLIKVLKPKQITVTGNFTSRGGISTSVVAKHAKH, from the coding sequence ATGACAAAAAGAAAAAATACATTAGAAACCTTTCCAAACCGTTATCCTAAAAGAGATTACAACATTGTTATCACATGTCCCGAGTACACATCAGTATGTCCTAAAACAGGCCTGCCAGATTTTGGAACAATAGTTATTGAGTACATCCCGGATAAAGTCTGCGTTGAACTTAAGTCGCTAAAATATTATCTTTTAAAATACAGAAACCAGGGAATATTTTATGAATATGCAGTAAATAAGATACTTGATGATCTTATAAAAGTTTTAAAACCAAAACAAATTACTGTAACTGGAAATTTTACTTCAAGGGGTGGAATAAGTACATCGGTAGTTGCTAAGCATGCTAAACACTAA